In Planctomycetota bacterium, a single window of DNA contains:
- a CDS encoding thioesterase family protein: MKGHAQRAHAAGEIPAVAPATSGALRLRVRYVECDPMGVAHHAAYVPWLEAARTELLRTSGVSYAQLEALGVFLVVVKLDVRYRRPVLYDDIVEVRTRVRGAGRVKIEHEYDLAVVERAGAPLDEVVAAAFTTLACVDREGRVAEVPAWLRGGA, translated from the coding sequence GTGAAGGGCCATGCTCAACGCGCGCACGCGGCGGGCGAGATCCCCGCGGTGGCGCCCGCGACCAGCGGGGCGCTGCGCCTGCGCGTGCGGTACGTCGAGTGCGATCCGATGGGGGTGGCGCACCACGCCGCGTACGTGCCCTGGCTGGAGGCCGCCCGGACGGAGTTGCTGCGGACGTCGGGCGTGTCGTACGCGCAGCTCGAGGCGCTGGGCGTGTTCCTGGTCGTGGTGAAACTGGACGTGCGGTACCGGCGTCCGGTGCTGTACGACGACATCGTGGAGGTTCGCACGCGCGTGCGGGGCGCGGGCAGGGTGAAGATCGAGCACGAGTACGACCTGGCGGTGGTGGAGCGCGCGGGTGCGCCGCTCGACGAGGTCGTGGCGGCGGCGTTCACGACGCTGGCGTGCGTCGACCGCGAGGGGCGCGTGGCGGAGGTGCCGGCGTGGCTGCGGGGCGGGGCGTGA